tctctctctctctctctctctctctctctctctctctctctctctctctctctctctctctttctctctctctttctctctctttctctctctctatatatatttctctctctctctctctctctctctatatatatatatatatatatatatatatatatatttctctctctctctctctctctctctctctctttctctctctctctctctctctctctttttctctctctctctctttctctctctctctctctcacacacacacacacatacacacacacacacacacacacacacacacacagacagacacacacacacacacacacacacacacacacacacacacacacacacacacgcacacacacacacacacacacacacacacacacacacacacacacacacacacacacacacacacacacacacacacacacacacacacacacacacaagcaaaacccATTCCATTTCCTCCACAACACGCTTCTCGACGTTCATCTGTCTCAGAGATCGTAACTATGGCAACCAGCGTAAACAAACAACATAGTTTCGTCTCGTTTTCCGCGGATAAATATCCCTCCaaatccttttctctatcttctcgttcttcttaaaTTGAGAAAATTTGCCTTACGAGAAATTGTCGTGATTGTATCATAATGACgatgaataatataataaggaCAAAGTGTATCGTTGCAGGTAAAGGATAATTTTTGTAATCTTAGTGGATAGTTTATAGAAGTTTTTAATGTCAAAAATTCTTCgaagattttgatattttttttttctcgaaaaagtgtaaaagaaataaaaaaacaaatcttagaAATTAGCTTAATCTCGTTTGAAAATTCCAGGAAAAGGAATTGACAGTTGAATGCTGTGAtcatgtaattaaaaaaaaaaaataaataataataatctgttgcttcaattaatagatagatggttattagatagataattaggtaggTATTGTGGATGATGATTTGATTTTCCTTTCAGTTCATGTTTGTTGCCTTCGTATataacaaataattttttttttatgcagagaAATGGTATTGGTATGTTGTGAGACATGTATTAgtgatacatataattatataaaatttttagatATGGCATATTATCAGTAAGCAGTAAAGAAATgcaaatattattagtaattattttttttttcatcacaatcTTTTAGGTTTCtataattattcatatctttCACCTTAAGATTCTGATGTGGCcaatataaaaaatgattaaCTTCTGTAGTAATATAGGCAttatatttcatttgattttgtcacctttatgtatctattttgttTTCAGATTAACGTAGATCAGATTGATTACTTTCCGATTGAAATAATCTTCCTCTCATTTGCAGGTGACAGTACCGTCGGCAAGTCTGCTACCGTTCAGTCGTTCTTAACGGAAGGATCCCAGTTTCCGAAGAATTATAATATGGTGAGTATTAGTGATGATAGATATTGTAGCTGTTTTAGCTGTATTTCTTTTAcgtatatttttgtcattagaaTCCAATTTTATTTTCACGTCTTCCTTCAGTGATTAAGATTTTGTAGATActtaatgtatatggatatatacattacaaatatGAATTTAGCAAGTTATATgacttttacttattatttacttattactaTGCTTGATTTCTAACAtctttgattttgatattttcattttgtgtatttatttatatagatatgtaatttgTTCAACAGACATTGGGTGTAGACATACAGACGAGGCTTATCAATGTTCCTGATACCAGTTACAGTGTGGAATTATACCTGTACGACTTCTCAGGAAAAGAATTTTACAGAGATTTAGTTCTGAAAATGGTAAGTAGTATGGTTTTGTCCatattttagtgtttttgtgGATGTATAGAATTATGGTTTGCTgttttgaaaagaagaaaaaataatatttaaatactaTGCTGTATTTGTAGTACTATATCATGGCAGCTTatgcatttcataaaaaaataataataataattgtaacagatGACATACCACACTGATACTGATATGTACTGATACATGTGCTTTACAGAGTAGTCAACCCTCACTTGTCTTTATGGTGTACGATTCAACCTCAGAAAGCTCCTTCAAAAAAGTGGTTGACATTTATACTCAGGTAAGGTTCACTCAAACAGCATGAAAGTAAGAGATAAATTCTTTAATAAGAACAGATATGAATGACGAGAAGAAAGCGTACGTAACTGATGTTTGTTAATGTTATGTCTTCATCAATAATTCTTCATTGATATAATTTTGATGAAGATGTTACACACAAATCCATCAGttgcaatgtatatgtatatcttgctTTGTGAAGTTACTTGTTCTTTCACTTACCTTTTCTAATGTGTAGCATATTGTAATGTGTTCAAATTTATTAGTGATTCATACTTATAACTCTTCAGAATCTTGTGCAACTATGTGTACTCATTGATGTGTATAGGTCATAAAATAGTTGAATTGAAGAGTAGAGTtggggaaaaaattaaaatagTGAGTAATGAATTTGCTTTGAAATAGTAGTAAGCATTAAGAAATGATTTTTATGAACTGAAAGGCTTATGAGCCTTTGTGAACAAAAGTATTATATTGTGTCAACTACATGAGTGTGCAAATTAACTTTGCTGTAgatagattattataattatatgaatatatatttttcaaaatataaGCTTATAGGTGGAAGGCTTCatgacatgtaaaatatatacaaaaggtggtatatattgatatacataatttgttttctGTAGTCAAGAAGATTTCTTGACTAACAGACTATGCTTACAGGTTATATGTAATTTAATATCTACATGTGGTAGCACTTTTGCTTTCACTGTGGTTAGTAATTCATATTGTGTGTCTGAGTTTATGTGTTTTATCATTGATTAGTGATCAGATAttagataatgatagtattcaAATTGACTTAAAGTAGGTTATCAGACTGATTGTATTTCCTGTGAGGTTTTTGGTAGTATGTAATAGATCCTTGAATATGTGAAAAATTTTCCCAAAAGCAGGTAAGACATTGATAAGCTCTGTCATCTCAGATACAACATATTCATTATCTGAAGTTCAAATTCAATTAAAAGAAATTTTACTGTTGCCATTCATAAGTTAATCATATAATAtccatattattaatgatgatgatgatgatgatgatgatgatgatgatgatgatgatgttgatgttgatgttgatgatgatgttgatgatgatgatgatgatgatgatgatgatgatgatgatgatgatgatgatgatgatgatgatgatgatgatgatgatgatgatgttgatgttgatgttgatgatgatgttgatgatgatgatgatgatgatgatgatgatgatgatgatgatgatgatgatgattactattacccttttcattattttcaatcttattgttatcactccaatcataatcaccatcgtcagtgctatcactactgctaccttatcattagtgtcattagttTTCAAATAAGAATGCAGAGAAGGTGACACATGGTGACACACGCAGTTATCTCTGCCAGATTATACTTGAATGTCTCTCCCTGTCTGCTATCAATTCGTTGTCCTTATAGTGAAGAGTGAGATAAAGGATGTAGGCTTGGAGAATGATCTAGTGTTTGTAGACTTTTAAAAAGCATAGATTAATGATTAGTGTATATAATTGTTGAATGACAAAACACTACTGCGTTGATATAATTGTAAAAGAAtactataaacaaaatatttatagataatgggtatttattttatatttacattctctttactgtttatttttctgGAACGTTCATGTGGTTTGCAGTATATGCGCAAAAGGGACTGCTGATAAGAGATTAGGGTTCTGTCTCATGGACATGCAATAAGTTACCTTTGCAGGAAATATAACATGATGAGACACTAATCTAATCTTCAATGACGTATTGTGTTAAAGTTCCAATGCAGGAATGTGCTACGTTTTAAGATTCTGAACTCTGTATATCAGAGTTCTTTGGTACCAAAGTTCCATATTACCAAAATTTGTATATCATCAAAATTTTATATTACTAACTTTCTCTATTGCCAAAATTATTTAATACTTTCAACTTCCATATTATCAAAGTTCCATGTTACCAGATTTTATATGACTAAAATCTCTGTTACCTGTGTTCCATGTTATCAAAGTTcttttattaagaaaaatatttgaCATTTTCTCAGATCAAAGAAGAAACCAAGATGAGTTCACTCAAGGGCGTTCTCTTCGCCAACAAGACTGACCTGACCACACGTCGCCTGGTCAGCCCCAAAGCCGGGAGGGACCTCGCTCAGAATTTAGGGCTTGTTTATTTTGAAGGATCTGCGGTATGTAGTTTTCACATCTTGTGGGGGTGGCTCAAGTTTTtaagtttgtgtgttttataaggCCTCAGGTTTATTTATTTTGagatctgcatgtgtgtgtatatgcagtatGACATGTATTGGGACAGTCTAAGGGTTTAAAGGCTTGTGTTTCAGAAGGTCAGGAGGTCACATCTGTAGTACCTGTGTGTGTTATAGTTTTCCATGGTAAAAAAG
The nucleotide sequence above comes from Penaeus chinensis breed Huanghai No. 1 chromosome 3, ASM1920278v2, whole genome shotgun sequence. Encoded proteins:
- the LOC125043242 gene encoding intraflagellar transport protein 27 homolog: MTMNNIIRTKCIVAGDSTVGKSATVQSFLTEGSQFPKNYNMTLGVDIQTRLINVPDTSYSVELYLYDFSGKEFYRDLVLKMSSQPSLVFMVYDSTSESSFKKVVDIYTQIKEETKMSSLKGVLFANKTDLTTRRLVSPKAGRDLAQNLGLVYFEGSAKDHAGVDEPFFFLVNEWFKMYTDKTQSFKLLS